One genomic window of Melanotaenia boesemani isolate fMelBoe1 chromosome 20, fMelBoe1.pri, whole genome shotgun sequence includes the following:
- the rps6kl1 gene encoding ribosomal protein S6 kinase-like 1, whose translation MAKRDYLVEAAKQIRMALDSEVNEDYEAAFSYYKNGVDLLLNGVQLDPNKDRREAVKRKTTQYLKRAEEIFITHLQDNLGKGSSHLGGYSSLRFRPIRHLSSPVEDLEMCKVVGVNDKVLVVQSMVNKEMFVVKSLVKSSWETRDQPTIIPQGVPYMVKLLRYYVSEDAVYLHLEHVKGGRLFSKLHTLKNKKAKEHPECLTSGHHSVKLKTSHTSPSISTAYQHSNRSTAAIPGKLTDESPDDFPTSWDETQQRLESCGTHSYIEETGCLQNTRSAASFYNKLDRLTLLSGPTRTQVSTHIIPPAPSLCLHSSETQEKPALPLSCTRVSQALDVMSELTKKNAGMGLMECSSDFETAWKAVDPAHNREKINPYAVTNSDLTSTLAQTGPHTNQTSFIKIGSSNNENKSLSSSPAILHLPLHCQTQIHGRASWETNGTNQGSFLSSDPTETVTDFKEDSPTAEERNGMVVIRSTDRAVFSDQMDTRMDSDSSQLFPSSLCSSSTEKQGSFSGVPLSLSEVSYTNKISSSEGKKDAEVSCEVLSPGEKKTTVKERSRVGWLSSDLGATPQRMRENEDAFLKPEGAEGQGEDQIIEVDGWCHLPRFPVKSSRSADKTMQSCWGLPETEVRVWGAQILLALESLHQQGILCQDLNPRNILLTSNGKVCLTFFSQWSEVQSEISSKAMEQMYCAPEIGGVSRVTEACDWWSLGALLFELLTGIPLWQLHPAGIHSHTQLIIPDHLSTAAASLLTELLQFDAGYRLGSGGGGVSDIKCHPFFGGVSWKALTC comes from the exons TGGACCCTAACAAAGATCGGCGGGAGGCTGTGAAGAGGAAGACAACCCAGTATTTAAAGAGAGCTGAAGAAATCTTCATAACACATCTACAGGATAACCTTGGAAAGGGGAGCTCTCATTTAGGG GGCTACAGTAGTCTAAGATTTCGTCCAATCAGACACCTGAGTTCACCTGTAGAGGATCTGGAGATGTGTAAAGTAGTGGGAGTTAATGATAAG GTCCTGGTTGTCCAAAGTATGGTCAACAAAGAGATGTTTGTTGTAAAG AGCCTGGTCAAATCGAGCTGGGAGACCAGGGACCAACCAACCATCATTCCTCAAGGGGTGCCATACATGGTCAAGCTCCTTCGATATTATGTCAGTGAAGATGCTGTGTACCTGCATCTTGAACATGTCAAAG GTGGGAGGCTATTCTCCAAGTTACATACGTTGAAAAATAAGAAAGCCAAGGAACACCCAGAATGCTTGACCTCTGGGCATCACAGTGTCAAGCTGAAGACCAGCCACACATCACCCTCAATCAGCACAGCCTACCAGCACAGCAACAGGAGTACAGCAGCAATTCCAGGGAAATTAACTGATGAGAGCCCAGATGACTTTCCAACATCTTGGGATGAGACTCAGCAACGACTGGAAAGCTGTGGGACTCATTCCTACATTGAGGAGACAGGTTGTCTGCAGAACACACGCTCTGCAGCATCATTTTATAACAAGCTTGATCGACTAACCTTACTCTCCGGCCCGACAAGAACACAGGTCAGCACCCACATCATACCACCAGCTCCTAGTTTGTGTTTGCACTCCAGTGAAACTCAGGAAAAGCctgctctccctctctcttgTACTCGTGTCAGTCAAGCTCTTGATGTCATGTCAGAGCTCACTAAAAAGAATGCCGGGATGGGACTAATGGAGTGCAGCTCGGACTTTGAAACGGCTTGGAAAGCTGTAGATCCAGCACACAACCGTGAGAAAATAAACCCCTATGCAGTGACCAACAGTGATTTAACAAGTACACTTGCACAAACTGGACCTCATACAAACCAGACCTCATTTATTAAAATAGGATCatcaaacaatgaaaataagaGTTTGAGTTCCTCTCCTGCCATTTTGCATCTTCCTCTCCATTGCCAAACCCAAATCCATGGCAGGGCATCATGGGAGACTAATGGCACAAACCAGGGATCTTTTTTAAGTAGTGACCCTACAGAGACAGTTACAGACTTTAAGGAAGACAGTCCCACTGCAGAAGAAAGGAATGGAATGGTTGTCATCAGGAGCACAGACCGAGCAGTATTTTCTGACCAAATGGACACAAGGATGGACTCAGACAGTTCTCAGCTTTTCCCTTCTTCCCTTTGCTCCAGCAGTACAGAAAAACAGGGTTCATTTTCAGGGGTCCCCTTGAGCCTCTCTGAAGTCAGTTATACAAACAAAATATCTTCAAGTGAAGGAAAAAAGGATGCAGAGGTTTCCTGTGAGGTACTTAGTCctggtgaaaagaaaacaactgttaaaGAGAGATCACGTGTAGGCTGGTTATCTTCTGATCTTGGAGCAACACCCCAAAGGATGAGAGAGAATGAGGATGCTTTCCTTAAACCAGAGGGAGCAGAAGGGCAGGGAGAAGACCAGATCATTGAGGTAGATGGTTGGTGCCATCTGCCTCGGTTCCCTGTCAAGTCCTCCAGGTCTGCTGATAAGACCATGCAGAGCTGCTGGGGGCTTCCAGAAACAGAGGTGCGTGTGTGGGGGGCACAGATCCTGTTGGCCTTGGAGAGTCTGCATCAGCAAGGCATCCTGTGTCAGGACCTCAATCCTAGAAATATTCTGCTCACCAGCAATG gAAAGGtgtgtttgacatttttcagCCAGTGGAGTGAAGTTCAGTCAGAGATCAGCTCCAAAGCCATGGAACAGATGTACTGTGCTCCAG AAATCGGTGGAGTATCCAGAGTTACTGAAGCTTGTGACTGGTGGAGTCTTGGAGCTTTGCTTTTTGAACTTCTAACAGGAATT CCACTGTGGCAGCTTCATCCTGCAGGAATTCACTCCCACACCCAGCTGATCATCCCCGACCACCTGAGCACTGCAGCTGCATCTCTGCTTACAGAG CTGCTTCAGTTTGATGCTGGCTACCGCTTGGGTTCTGGAGGTGGAGGAGTAAGCGACATCAAGTGTCATCCTTTCTTCGGTGGAGTTTCCTGGAAGGCTTTGACCTGCTAG